A single region of the Pontimicrobium sp. SW4 genome encodes:
- a CDS encoding nitrous oxide reductase accessory protein NosL, whose product MQTLKHYLIAALLLILFSCNVSPKAIDYGSDGCHFCKMTIVDKVHAAEIVTKKGKVYKFDATECMVNSMDEFDSSEVKLYLSNNYTEPEALIDATQATFLISKNIPSPMGAFLSAFKNKVDAKKMQSDKGGELYTWEELLAHLNN is encoded by the coding sequence ATGCAAACACTAAAACACTATTTAATTGCTGCATTATTGCTGATTCTTTTTAGCTGTAATGTGTCACCTAAAGCTATAGATTATGGTAGCGATGGTTGTCATTTTTGTAAGATGACTATTGTAGATAAAGTTCATGCCGCCGAAATTGTAACAAAAAAAGGAAAGGTCTACAAATTTGATGCAACAGAGTGTATGGTTAACTCTATGGATGAATTTGACTCATCCGAAGTAAAACTATATTTATCGAACAATTATACAGAGCCAGAAGCTCTAATAGATGCTACTCAAGCTACTTTTTTAATTAGTAAAAATATTCCAAGTCCAATGGGAGCTTTTTTATCTGCCTTTAAAAATAAAGTTGATGCTAAAAAAATGCAATCTGATAAAGGTGGTGAGTTATATACTTGGGAGGAACTACTAGCTCATTTAAACAATTAA
- a CDS encoding nitrous oxide reductase family maturation protein NosD, translating into MNKLFVFLTVILLAQKSSAQNIEICNTCPISTLKDAIIQAKDFDTITVKKGTYKEHDIIIDKPITIIGKDYPVIDGELKGEIITIISDNVTVDGLFIINVGTSYTEDYAAIRVRKSKNFVIQNLVLEKLFFGIYIEKSNYGKIYHNKIIGDAKEEYNSGNGIQLWYSNHITVEHNYVEHVRDGIYLEFSDDCLIKNNVSAQNLRYGLHFMFSNDDIYQDNTFENNGAGVAVMFSKKIKMLNNTFKENWGTASYGMLLKEINDAEIIGNTFEENTIGINIEGSNRIIYKNNDFKNNGWAIKVRGACYTNSFIENNFLYNSFDIAYNSKVNDNVFDRNYWSNYTGYDLDKNGIGDVPYRPVKLFSYIVNRTPETIILLRSMFIDIMDFSEKVSPVFTPDNLMDNNPSIKKNTW; encoded by the coding sequence ATGAATAAATTATTTGTTTTTTTAACAGTCATTTTATTGGCTCAAAAAAGTAGTGCACAAAACATTGAGATATGTAATACGTGTCCAATTTCAACACTTAAAGATGCCATTATCCAAGCCAAAGACTTTGACACAATAACAGTAAAAAAAGGCACATATAAGGAGCATGATATTATCATTGACAAACCAATAACCATTATTGGCAAAGACTACCCAGTAATTGACGGTGAGTTAAAAGGAGAGATCATTACCATTATTTCAGATAATGTAACAGTTGACGGTTTATTTATTATCAATGTTGGTACAAGTTATACAGAGGATTATGCTGCAATTCGTGTGCGTAAAAGCAAAAATTTTGTGATTCAGAATTTAGTGTTAGAAAAACTTTTTTTTGGTATATACATTGAAAAATCTAACTACGGGAAAATATATCATAATAAAATAATTGGAGATGCTAAAGAAGAATATAATTCTGGTAATGGCATACAGCTTTGGTATAGCAATCACATTACAGTAGAGCATAATTACGTCGAGCATGTTCGTGATGGTATTTATTTGGAGTTTTCGGATGATTGTTTAATTAAAAATAATGTAAGTGCCCAAAATCTTCGGTATGGTTTGCATTTTATGTTCTCTAACGACGATATTTATCAAGACAACACTTTTGAAAATAATGGTGCAGGAGTAGCTGTGATGTTTTCCAAAAAAATAAAAATGCTCAACAATACCTTTAAAGAAAATTGGGGAACTGCTTCCTATGGTATGCTCTTAAAAGAAATTAACGATGCCGAAATTATTGGAAATACATTTGAAGAAAATACCATAGGCATCAATATAGAAGGCTCTAACAGGATTATCTATAAAAATAATGATTTTAAAAACAACGGTTGGGCAATTAAAGTACGTGGTGCTTGTTATACCAATAGTTTTATTGAAAATAATTTTTTGTACAACTCTTTTGATATTGCTTACAACAGTAAGGTAAACGATAATGTTTTTGATAGAAATTATTGGAGTAATTACACAGGTTACGATCTTGATAAAAATGGTATTGGTGATGTACCATATCGTCCTGTAAAATTGTTTTCATACATTGTAAATCGCACACCAGAAACTATAATTTTACTACGAAGTATGTTTATTGATATTATGGATTTTTCTGAAAAAGTATCCCCAGTTTTTACACCAGATAATTTAATGGACAACAATCCTTCAATTAAAAAAAACACATGGTAA
- a CDS encoding ABC transporter ATP-binding protein, with amino-acid sequence MVTIQNLHKKFGKNQVLKGIDLNINEGGIFAVLGPNGSGKTTLIKSILGMVIPNKGNIEVLGNNIKKNSDYRHKIDYLPQIANFPSNLKVKELIKMIKDLRKNTTEDERLIELFKLEPFLDKKLGNLSGGTKQKVNIVLTFMFDSPLIILDEPTTGLDPISLIRLKDLIQVEKAKGKTILITSHIMSFVEEVSDEIVFILEGKIYFKGTIQDLKTKTKQPDFEHAIASILTDNHA; translated from the coding sequence ATGGTAACTATTCAAAATTTACATAAAAAATTTGGCAAAAATCAAGTGCTTAAAGGCATCGATTTAAATATTAATGAAGGAGGAATATTTGCAGTATTAGGGCCAAATGGTTCTGGGAAAACAACTTTGATTAAATCTATTCTGGGAATGGTCATTCCCAATAAAGGCAACATAGAAGTATTAGGAAATAATATTAAAAAGAATTCAGACTATAGACATAAAATTGATTACCTGCCTCAAATAGCTAATTTCCCTAGCAATTTAAAAGTTAAAGAATTAATCAAAATGATTAAGGATTTACGTAAAAATACTACTGAAGATGAACGCCTAATAGAATTGTTTAAGCTTGAACCTTTTTTAGATAAAAAACTAGGTAACCTATCAGGAGGAACAAAACAAAAAGTAAATATTGTATTAACCTTCATGTTTGATAGTCCATTAATAATTTTAGACGAACCAACAACTGGTTTGGATCCTATTTCGCTTATTAGGTTAAAAGATTTAATTCAAGTCGAAAAAGCAAAAGGAAAAACCATATTAATTACATCACATATTATGAGTTTTGTCGAAGAAGTGTCTGATGAAATTGTTTTCATATTAGAAGGCAAAATATACTTTAAAGGAACCATTCAAGATTTAAAAACCAAGACCAAGCAACCAGATTTTGAACATGCTATTGCGTCTATATTAACCGATAATCATGCTTAA
- a CDS encoding ABC transporter permease, producing MLKILKYSFYDLMRSRWSYVYFAFYLLLGIILLFLNNDLSKAVITLMNVIIVLVPLIGTIFGVMYYYNSREFTELLLAQPLKRSSIFLGQYLGVALSLSMSLILGLGIPFVFYGLFESSAIWDFSLLLITGTFLTLIFTALAFNIALSNENKIKGFGYAILLWLFLAIIYDGIFLMTLIMFEDYPLDKLSLVGTMLNPIDLSRTLILLKLDISALLGYTGAVFKQFFGTNFGLIVSFIVLIIWVMLPVWRISAKSKKKDF from the coding sequence ATGCTTAAAATATTAAAATATAGTTTTTACGATTTAATGCGCAGTCGCTGGAGTTATGTCTATTTTGCATTTTATTTATTGCTTGGGATTATCCTCTTATTTTTAAACAACGACTTATCTAAAGCAGTCATAACTTTAATGAATGTTATTATTGTTCTTGTACCGTTGATAGGCACCATTTTTGGCGTAATGTACTACTACAACTCTAGAGAATTTACCGAATTGTTATTAGCACAACCCTTAAAACGTTCGTCCATTTTCTTAGGACAATATTTAGGAGTCGCTTTATCACTTTCTATGAGTTTGATTTTAGGTTTAGGTATTCCATTCGTGTTTTATGGTTTATTTGAGAGTAGTGCCATTTGGGATTTTTCACTATTACTAATTACTGGAACATTTCTCACTTTAATCTTTACAGCCTTGGCTTTTAATATTGCCTTGTCTAATGAAAACAAAATTAAAGGGTTTGGATATGCCATTTTGCTATGGCTGTTCTTAGCTATTATTTATGATGGGATCTTTTTAATGACTTTAATTATGTTTGAAGATTATCCCCTTGATAAATTATCTCTTGTTGGCACCATGCTAAACCCAATAGATTTATCGCGAACACTTATTTTATTGAAGCTAGATATTTCAGCTTTACTAGGTTATACAGGAGCTGTGTTTAAACAATTTTTCGGAACGAATTTTGGACTCATTGTTTCTTTTATAGTATTAATAATTTGGGTAATGTTGCCAGTGTGGAGAATTTCGGCAAAATCAAAAAAGAAAGATTTTTAA
- a CDS encoding polyprenyl synthetase family protein, with product MLSIEQYQKAFVKYLNDFATPKTPHSLYEPIQYILGLGGKRLRPVLTLMTTEIFDESYKISLDAALAVEVFHNFSLVHDDIMDDAPLRRGQRTVHEKWDLNTGILSGDAMLILAYQLFENYEGNRFKSLAKLFSKTAIEVCEGQQYDIDFETRNDVDIPEYLKMIEYKTAVLVGAAMKMGAIVAKASSEDQDNIYEFGKNLGIAFQLQDDYLDAFGDPESFGKQVGGDIIENKKTYLFLKALELSDTQKKTELLQFYNNSLSNNDDKVTRVKQIFDASGASTAIKEIIESYTEKAFNVLESISISSEKKELLKQFGTALMNRNV from the coding sequence ATGTTATCTATAGAACAATACCAAAAGGCGTTTGTGAAATATTTGAATGATTTTGCTACTCCAAAAACTCCTCATAGTTTGTATGAACCTATTCAATATATTCTAGGTTTAGGAGGAAAACGTTTACGTCCAGTACTTACTTTAATGACTACAGAAATTTTTGATGAGAGTTACAAAATATCTTTAGATGCTGCATTGGCAGTTGAAGTATTTCATAATTTCTCGTTAGTTCATGATGATATTATGGATGATGCACCTTTAAGAAGAGGCCAACGAACCGTTCATGAAAAATGGGATTTAAATACTGGAATTTTATCTGGTGATGCAATGCTAATTCTTGCCTACCAATTGTTTGAAAATTATGAAGGCAATAGATTTAAATCATTGGCAAAGTTGTTTAGTAAAACTGCTATTGAAGTTTGTGAAGGACAGCAATATGATATTGATTTTGAAACACGGAATGATGTTGATATTCCGGAATATCTTAAAATGATCGAATACAAAACAGCTGTTTTAGTTGGTGCAGCAATGAAAATGGGAGCTATTGTTGCCAAAGCTTCAAGTGAAGATCAAGATAATATTTATGAGTTTGGGAAAAACCTAGGAATAGCATTTCAATTACAAGATGATTATTTAGATGCCTTTGGAGACCCAGAATCGTTTGGGAAGCAAGTAGGAGGGGATATTATTGAAAATAAAAAAACCTATCTTTTTTTAAAGGCACTTGAGTTGTCAGATACACAAAAAAAGACCGAATTATTACAATTCTATAATAATTCTTTGTCAAATAATGATGATAAGGTAACTAGAGTAAAGCAAATATTTGATGCTAGCGGTGCCTCTACAGCAATAAAAGAAATTATAGAGAGTTATACTGAAAAAGCATTTAATGTGTTAGAATCCATAAGTATATCATCAGAGAAAAAAGAGTTATTAAAACAGTTTGGGACTGCATTAATGAATAGAAACGTATAA
- a CDS encoding TetR/AcrR family transcriptional regulator, which translates to MREKIIHKSADLFLSYGFKSVTMDDIANALGISKKTIYQHFDNKTKLVEATTLSLFNIISYGIDAICALEKNPIEEIYDIKRFVSEHLKDEKSSPQYQLQKYYPKIYNTLKGKQFDVMYQCVNANLKRGIKLKIYRDTIHVDFITRIYFNGILAIKDEDLFSKKKFSVNMLLDNYLEYHLRGICTNKGLAILNTTIQKNQSLNS; encoded by the coding sequence ATGAGAGAAAAGATAATACATAAATCGGCTGATTTATTTTTAAGCTATGGTTTTAAAAGCGTTACAATGGACGATATTGCTAATGCTTTAGGAATTTCCAAAAAAACCATTTACCAACATTTTGACAATAAAACAAAATTAGTTGAAGCAACAACATTATCCTTATTTAACATAATTTCTTATGGAATAGACGCTATTTGCGCTTTAGAAAAAAATCCTATTGAAGAAATTTACGATATAAAACGCTTTGTTTCTGAGCATTTGAAAGATGAAAAATCGTCTCCTCAATATCAATTACAAAAATATTATCCAAAAATCTATAATACCCTCAAAGGAAAACAATTTGATGTGATGTATCAATGCGTTAATGCAAACTTAAAACGTGGTATAAAACTCAAAATTTATAGAGATACCATACATGTAGATTTTATAACTCGAATTTATTTCAACGGTATTCTTGCAATTAAAGATGAAGATCTTTTTTCAAAAAAGAAATTTTCTGTGAACATGCTTCTAGATAATTATTTAGAATATCATTTACGAGGCATTTGCACTAACAAAGGTCTAGCAATATTAAATACTACTATACAAAAAAATCAATCATTAAACTCATGA
- a CDS encoding TolC family protein, translating to MKKTILTIFSLAIYVGGFSQEIPQTLSLQQAIDYALENNRTAKNAQRDIEAAKQQKWETIASGLPQISASIDYNHWLKQQISLIPAEFFGGNPGEFTEVAFGTKKTMNATATLNQKIFDGSYLVGLQSAKVFLEISKNAKEKTDLEVRKAVINAYGNVLLSEESVNILERNIAVLEKNLNETTKIYENGLGEEESVEQLQITLSSIKSNLSNTERLKTLAYKMLNITLGIDLDANIKLTDNLSSLTSENMVVSLLDANENIEQTIDYKIAENDKVSKELLLKLEKSKALPTLNAFINGGYSGNNDKFQFLKNSQEWFGSSLLGVSMNIPIFSSGMRNAATQRAKINLEKAKDDLTETEQKLKLQIETAKSEYKFAIEDYKNKKNNLGLAERIEKKNEIKFFEGISSSFELRQAQTQLYTAQQELLQAMLDVINKKAALETVLNEIPKN from the coding sequence ATGAAGAAAACAATCTTAACTATTTTTAGTTTAGCAATTTACGTTGGAGGTTTTTCTCAAGAAATACCTCAAACATTAAGTTTACAACAAGCCATAGATTATGCTCTTGAAAACAACCGAACCGCTAAGAATGCACAACGAGATATTGAAGCAGCTAAACAACAAAAGTGGGAGACTATTGCTTCTGGTTTACCACAAATAAGCGCATCTATAGACTATAACCATTGGTTAAAACAACAAATATCTCTTATTCCTGCAGAGTTCTTCGGTGGAAATCCTGGAGAGTTTACGGAAGTCGCTTTTGGTACCAAAAAAACCATGAATGCAACAGCTACCTTAAACCAGAAAATATTTGATGGTTCTTATTTAGTAGGCTTACAATCTGCAAAAGTGTTTTTAGAAATATCTAAAAATGCTAAAGAAAAAACAGATTTGGAAGTTAGAAAAGCGGTTATTAATGCTTATGGAAATGTTCTACTATCTGAAGAGAGTGTAAATATATTAGAAAGAAATATTGCTGTTCTTGAAAAAAACCTAAATGAAACCACAAAAATTTACGAAAACGGACTTGGTGAAGAAGAAAGCGTTGAGCAATTACAAATAACTCTTTCAAGTATTAAAAGTAATTTATCCAATACCGAACGTTTAAAAACTTTAGCTTACAAAATGCTAAATATTACTTTAGGCATAGACTTAGATGCAAACATTAAACTTACTGATAATTTAAGTAGCCTAACATCCGAAAATATGGTTGTTAGTTTATTGGATGCCAATGAAAATATTGAACAAACCATCGATTATAAAATTGCTGAAAACGATAAAGTCTCAAAAGAATTATTACTAAAATTAGAAAAAAGCAAAGCACTACCAACCTTAAACGCTTTTATTAATGGAGGCTATTCTGGCAATAATGATAAGTTTCAATTTTTAAAAAACTCACAAGAATGGTTTGGATCATCATTACTTGGTGTAAGTATGAATATTCCTATTTTTAGTTCTGGCATGAGAAACGCTGCTACACAACGAGCAAAAATCAACCTAGAAAAAGCAAAGGACGATTTAACTGAAACAGAGCAAAAATTGAAACTGCAAATTGAAACTGCAAAAAGCGAATATAAATTTGCAATTGAAGATTATAAGAACAAAAAAAATAATTTAGGTCTTGCAGAACGTATTGAAAAGAAAAATGAGATTAAATTCTTTGAAGGTATCAGCTCAAGTTTTGAGTTACGTCAAGCGCAAACACAATTATATACAGCACAACAAGAATTACTTCAAGCTATGCTCGATGTAATCAATAAAAAAGCAGCTTTAGAAACTGTACTTAATGAAATACCAAAAAATTAA
- a CDS encoding efflux RND transporter periplasmic adaptor subunit, translating to MKHIFTLLILVLVLSSCGGEKNTKSVQGVIEEGNLTNMKLKKDEILKSYDSIGKILGTLEVAISEKDTLKRLPLVTSFAVKDTVFNHYIDIQGDVDTKENLIIYPEFSGTLTNVYVKEGQHVSKGQLLARIDDGGMSSQLAQMQTQYELAKTTFERQKRLWEQKIGSEIQYLQAKASMEGLENSVKQMQAQVGKTAVRAPFSGTIDEVITDQGQVVSPGGSQLMRIVSLKNMFVKASIPENYLGTIKKGTSVNVGFSSLGKSIEGKVRQVGNFINPNNRTFEIEIAIPNKDLQIKPNLVANLEINDYSKKNALIIPDNVIQENAKGEKFVYIISNIDNNEAKVVKTKVDTGKSYKGFIEILSGLEAGQSIVKDGAITMRDGLNVKIQ from the coding sequence ATGAAACATATATTCACATTATTAATCTTAGTTCTTGTTTTGTCCTCATGTGGAGGTGAGAAAAACACAAAATCTGTTCAAGGTGTCATCGAAGAAGGTAATCTTACCAATATGAAATTAAAAAAAGATGAAATCTTAAAATCTTATGATAGCATTGGAAAAATTTTAGGCACATTAGAGGTTGCTATTTCAGAAAAAGACACACTTAAGCGTCTACCATTAGTAACATCTTTTGCAGTAAAGGATACTGTTTTTAACCATTATATTGATATTCAAGGAGATGTTGACACCAAAGAAAACTTAATTATTTATCCTGAATTTTCTGGCACTCTAACTAATGTATATGTTAAAGAAGGACAGCATGTTTCAAAAGGACAGCTTTTAGCTCGTATTGATGATGGAGGTATGTCAAGTCAGTTAGCACAAATGCAAACTCAATACGAGTTAGCTAAAACAACTTTTGAAAGACAAAAACGCCTTTGGGAACAAAAAATTGGTAGCGAAATTCAGTATCTACAAGCCAAAGCTAGTATGGAAGGTCTTGAAAATTCTGTAAAACAAATGCAAGCACAAGTTGGTAAAACGGCAGTAAGAGCTCCTTTTTCAGGAACAATTGATGAAGTTATTACAGATCAAGGTCAAGTAGTTTCTCCAGGTGGTAGTCAATTAATGCGTATTGTGAGTTTAAAGAATATGTTTGTTAAAGCTTCTATTCCTGAAAACTATTTAGGAACTATTAAAAAAGGAACTTCAGTAAATGTTGGGTTCTCATCGTTAGGAAAAAGCATTGAAGGTAAAGTAAGACAAGTTGGTAACTTCATTAACCCAAACAACCGAACCTTTGAAATTGAAATTGCTATTCCAAATAAAGATTTACAAATCAAACCAAACTTAGTAGCTAATTTAGAAATCAATGATTATTCAAAAAAGAATGCTTTAATTATTCCTGATAATGTGATTCAAGAAAACGCCAAAGGAGAAAAATTTGTTTACATCATCAGTAATATTGATAATAATGAGGCTAAAGTAGTTAAAACAAAAGTAGATACAGGAAAATCTTATAAAGGTTTTATCGAGATTTTAAGCGGATTGGAAGCTGGACAAAGCATAGTTAAAGATGGTGCCATAACTATGAGGGATGGTCTAAATGTAAAAATTCAATAA